CACTATAATTTAAACCATCCGCTCATAAAAATCTAAGGATAAAAAAATAAAAATTAACCGCTACCTGATCATATTCAACTGCTTATTCACTGAAACAACCTGGACAAATAATGAAAAATATCTTTAAGATACTAACACTTGTAATTTTTTGTCAGATCAACCCATCAAATATTGTTGAATCACAGGTAAATTTTAAAGGAACAACAGCAGGAACAGGAATAACCACAAACAGGTCATCAGCAAATGCCTTAACCGGGCCGGGCACCATTACATCTGTTTCACGACGAAATTTTAATTCTTTTTCCATAAGCTGCAGAAAACCAGACAGAAAATGGGCACTAAGGAACCAGGCTTATATCCACCATCCCGATTATGATTTCATAGATAAGTACTATCCTTCGGAAAAAGCCGTTGAGATTTTCGAAAAGCGGACAAAAAACAGCAAATTTTTTGTTGACGAAGACAATGACACAAAATTCTACCAGGTAGAATCAAATGGAGCTTTGCATTATCAGAAAAATGGCCAATGGCTCACCATTGATGAACGTCTGGAATCAAAAGGCAATAACAGGTTTGAAGCAAGCCACCAGGAAGAGCCGGTAGGCTTTGATGCCAGCAGACAAAAAGCCTATATCAAAAGCCTGCAGGGCACTGTTTATTTCAACAACTGGAGCCTGTTTGGCAGGAAAAACGGTAAGGACAACCTGTTGTCCAATGCAGACTGGTCGCATTATACAGCAGGTGACGACGGGCTATATATTTCGGGCATCTTCCCGGGTATAGATATGGAAATGAAAGCAGGACGCGGAACCATCAAAACAAGCTTTATCCTTCGCAAAAACGAATTTCCTCAATTTGACGCCCTTGTTTTCAAGGATAAATTTGAAGGCAGCTTTATCAATGGTTTTACGCCAACTGCAAGTACCAGTGAAGCTGACTACCGGGTAAACGGAGAAAATGCACTGCACTTGAGCCCGGCCATTGTTTATGCCGAAAACAATGCCGCCGGTACTTTAACCAGTCTAAACTATGCGCTTTCAGATAATGAACTGTCATTAACCATCGAATCATCATACCTGAATAAGTATTTACCTGAGGGAAGCGTCATTCTTGACCCGCTGGTTTCAACAACCAACAGGATAGACCAGGCAGAAATCAGCGGATCCATGGATTGTGGCAGTCCTGACAATTCCTGTAACTATAGCTTACAGGTACCTACTCCGGTGGCCTCAACCATCACGGGGGTATATTTTAAATTTGGTTTTCAGACAGTAGGTCAGGCACTTAACCGCAATGGATTCTGGTCCATATCTTCCGGTTCTTGCAAACTTAATTGCGGGGCAAATCCGGATAGTACAAAAGCCTATAATTCTCCGGGAACTACCGATACCAGGGGAAAGTTTGCCGATATCAGCCCATATTTTCTTAACTGTATGCCTTCACCTTCGTGCGCTTCACAGAATATCACTTTTACCCTGGGCTTTTTCAACAATATATGCGGGGGCAGCACCACATGCAGTAATTCATACATTATGGCCAACCAGCCTTTTGTGGTGATGCTTGAAGGGCATACCGTTGAAGTGGATAGTGTAAGCTCAGCTTCCATTTGTAAAGGGGAAGAGGCTAAAATTTCGGCAACAGCCCACTTTGGAGTACCCCCTTACAGCTACAAATGGAATACGGGGGAAACAACCAGCAGCATAAATGTATCGCCAACATCCACTACTTCATATCAGGTAACCGTAACAGACCACTGTGGCAATACCTCAACCGGAAATGGAACAGTTACCGTAAGGCAAGCAGCCGCACCGGCAACGCCTGTTGCCGGGAGTAACAGTCCTGTTTGCGAAAATAGTTCGATTAACCTGAAAGCATCAACCATACCGGGAGTTACCTATAGCTGGACCGGACCTGATAATTTTACCAGTAATCTGCAGAATCCTGTCATCAACAATGCACAGACTTATTTTACGGGTAAATACCTTGTAAAAGCGAGCATAAACGGATGCTCTTCAAAACCGGATTCAATCCTCGTTTCCGTCAAAACATCCAATTTAGCCTTAAGCATTAGTTCCAATTCCCAAACCCTATGCGAAGGTTCATCCGTTACCTTTACAGCCTCACCTACCAACGGGGGCACCAATCCGGTTTATACGTGGTATGTTAATGGTGCAAACACCGGTAAAGGAGGAAATACCTATTCTTCCATATCATTATCAAATAATGATGTGGTAAACTGCACCATGGTAAGCAATGCCGGAGGCTGTATTCCACCAACCACTGTCACGAGCAACAGCATTAAAGTCAAAACGATAGTCAACAACAATCCTAAGGGAACAGTGACCGACATAGAAGGCAATACTTATAAAACCGTAGTAATTGGCAATCAGGAATGGATGGCCGAAAATTTAAAAACCACCCAATACAACGATGGTACCCCCATTCCCAATGTAACGGATAACACCTCCTGGACAAATCTCACGAAAGGAGCCTATTGCGTTTATGATAATAACCCGAAGTATAAAAATATATATGGATTGCTATACAACTGGTACACCGTAAGCGAAGACAATTTATGCCCGGCTAACTGGCGTGTACCCACCAGTGATGATTGGGGAAAATTAACCTCCTATCTTGATAAAAATGGGTATGATTATAACAATAATCTTACGCAAAGCGCCAAATCTTTAGCCTCCGCAACAGGATGGACAATATGTACTACCTTAGGAACTCCGGGGAATGATCCAACATCTAATAATAAAAGCGGGTTTACAGCCCTTCCCAGTGGAGCCCGCAGTTATAACGGGAAATTTGACTATTCAGGCAATGAATGTTTTTGGTGGAATTCAACCACTGATGCCAACGGGTTTATCAGCAGAGGTTTGGAATACAATTGCGTGACCTATATACTCAGACAAACCTCAAGCACGAATGGCAGCCAAATTTTTGACAGCAATGATAAAAACACCGGATTATCCATCCGCTGTGTCAGAGATATAAACACCTCGTATATTTTGCCCATATCCCTGAGTGCTGATAAAAAAGAGATATGCCAGGGCGACTCAGTGGTACTTACTGCAAAAACATGCGGAGGTACTGCTCCATACAAATACTTATGGAGTTGCGGAGGAAAGGATTCTTCAGTGATTTCAACCCGGCCGGGAAAAAGCAACTGGATCCACGTTACAGTAACTGATTTTAATAATCATACAAATTCCGATTCTGTCTTTATAACGGTTAAATACCCCACCTCAAGTGTAGTGGCAATGAAAACCTGCGGCAGCTATACCCTTAATGGCCAAACTTATACGAAAAGCGGGGATTATACCCAGATCCTGACCAATGCGGTCGGCTGCGACAGTACAATAACCTTACATCTGGTAATAAACAAACCGACGTTGTATGAACTGACAAGAACCGCCTGCAGCAGCTTCACCTTAAACAACCAGGAATATACATCCAGCGGGAAATACACGCAGACATTAACAAATGCTGCAGGTTGTGACAGCACCATTATTCTCCATCTCACCATTTCCAACAACAGTCAGACGTCTGATACACTCAGCGTATCAGCCTGTAAAAATTATACGCTAAACGGATATCTGTATACCGAAAGCGGAACTTACACGCAAACTCTGAGGAATTCCTCAGGTTGCGACAGCACCATTATACTGTATCTGAAAGTGAACCAGCCAACAAGCTCAACGGCGAGCGCAACGATCTGTCAGGGCGAAAGCTATAATTTTGCCAAATCAACCTATTCTTCAGCGGGAACGTATACGGTACATCTGACTAATTCGGCAGGTTGCGACAGTACAGCCACCTTGAATCTGAAAGTAGCTCAACCAACAAGTTCCATAACTAAAACAACAATTTGCCAGGGTGAAAGCTTCAGCTTTAATGGAAAAACCTATACAACAGAAGGGACTTATAATGTTCATTTAACCAATGCAGAGGGCTGCGACAGTGCAGCAACATTAATTTTAAAAACAGCCCGGCCCAGTAGTTCAACAACTAAAGCGACGATTTGCCAGGGGCAAAACTATAAATTCAACGGCAGCACTTACGATACAACGGGAAATTATGCTGTTCACCTTACCAATGCTGCCGGCTGTGATAGTACAGCCACCCTGATATTGAAAGTTGCCCAACCCACGAAGTCTACGACAAATATCTCGATCTGCAAGGGCCAAAGCATTAACTTCATCATCGGTTTTTATTCAGACCCGGGGACTTATACTTTTAATTTGACGAATGCAGCGGGATGTGACAGTGTCGTAACTTTAAATTTAAAAGTCAATCAACCAAGCAGTTCCATAACAAATGTCAATATCTGCCAGGGTGAAAGTTATGATTTCAATAAAGCAACCTATGCTACTTCCGGCACTTACTCCGTACATTTTATAAATTCGGCCGGTTGCGACAGCACAGCCACTTTAGTGTTAAAAGTTGGGAAACCGCAAAGTTCAACATCCAATGCCAGTATCTGCAGGGGTAACAGCTATAATTTTGCCGGGATCAACTATAATTCCGCGGGAAATTACACTGCTCATCTGCATACCTACTTGGGATGCGACAGTACGGCCAATCTGATTCTGAGTGTCAGGGAACCATCTGCTTCCATGACAACTTCCTCATTGTGCCGGGGCAATACCTATCATTTCAATGGGAAAGAATATGCCGACGCAGGCACTTTCACCACTCATCTGACCAATGCAGCCGGTTGCGACAGTGCAGCAACTTTAATTCTTACGGTAAAAGAACCCACCAGTTTTATTAAAAAGGATACGATAGACCAGGGCCAGTCATATCAATGGAAGGGTAATGATTATTCCCAGCAGGGAACTTATACCGAACATTTAACCAATGCAGCCGGTTGCGATAGCACCCTGACTTTAGTACTAACGGTGAATGAGATTCCATTAGGCATTCCCAAATTTTTCACGCCCAACGGAGATGGATTTAATGACACCTGGGTGATCGGGAAAATCAATCTGTTCCCCGATGCCGAGATTTACATTTTCGACCGTTATGGAAAACCACTGGCTCATTATAAAAGCCAGGACCCGGGATGGAATGGGTATTACAATGGAAAATTGATGCCTCCCGACGATTACTGGTATCAAATAATTCTTCATCAAGATGATAAAAAATATACCGGTCATTTCACATTAGTCCGATGAAACATTACTTTTACTTTTTCTCCAAATGTTAAAAATATCAGAAACTAAACGGCTGAATTACTACTGACTATAATGAAAAAGTCATACTTCTATTGTCTATTCGGATTATTCAATTTTTTATGCATTTATACAAATGCGACTAATAATCCCATAGCAATATATTCGCCAGATTTCAGTACAGTTTATGCATCAAACTGGCAGCTAAACGGAACCAGTTTTGTAATCAATAATAATGTTATGCAATTAACTGCAGAGAAGCAATATCAAGCAGGTACAATATTTTGGATTGGGAAAATATGTAATTCAAGCGACTTTAAATTCAGTGTATTTTTTTGTTTTAAAATATCTTCCAGCGCTTTAAATTGTCCAACCTGCCGTGCTGATGGAATGACCTTTATGATTCAACAAAATTCAAATGCTTATGGAGGTACAGGAGGTGGAATGGGATATGGAGGTATGCCCGGTAAATCTATTGCCATTGAATATGATACCTACTATAATGCCCCTAATAATGATCCGGATAATAACCATATTGCCATAGATATTAATGGTAACGTAAATCATTTAGCAAATGAGAATTATACAAAATGTTCATCATTAGTGGCTTCTGCTTCTGCTTTAACTAAAGCAGGTGTAAATAATTTAGCAGATTCGAAACTTAAATATTCCTGGATCGATTATGATGGAACCTATTTGCAGGTTAGAATTAGTAATATGCCAAACCGCCCAACAAATCCGGTATTGAATATCAAATACAATTTAAGTTCATACTTCAATGGCGCAAATGTTTTTTATGGATTTGGCGCTGCAACCGGAGCCAGAACGGAGCAAAATCTCATTTATTCTGCCTATATCAATAACCGTTACACGCCCATTGATATAACAAAAAATACTTATGCTCAAAGCAGCAGTACAACTTCAACTACAAATGCGACTATTTGTCAGGGGCAAAATTATAGTTTTAACGGGCAGCGATATAACAAAACAGGTTTTTATTCGGCTGTTTTAACCAATTCTGAAGGCTGCGACAGCGTTGCCAAACTGAATTTAAAGGTAATCCAACCAGATAG
This is a stretch of genomic DNA from Bacteroidota bacterium. It encodes these proteins:
- a CDS encoding FISUMP domain-containing protein — its product is MKNIFKILTLVIFCQINPSNIVESQVNFKGTTAGTGITTNRSSANALTGPGTITSVSRRNFNSFSISCRKPDRKWALRNQAYIHHPDYDFIDKYYPSEKAVEIFEKRTKNSKFFVDEDNDTKFYQVESNGALHYQKNGQWLTIDERLESKGNNRFEASHQEEPVGFDASRQKAYIKSLQGTVYFNNWSLFGRKNGKDNLLSNADWSHYTAGDDGLYISGIFPGIDMEMKAGRGTIKTSFILRKNEFPQFDALVFKDKFEGSFINGFTPTASTSEADYRVNGENALHLSPAIVYAENNAAGTLTSLNYALSDNELSLTIESSYLNKYLPEGSVILDPLVSTTNRIDQAEISGSMDCGSPDNSCNYSLQVPTPVASTITGVYFKFGFQTVGQALNRNGFWSISSGSCKLNCGANPDSTKAYNSPGTTDTRGKFADISPYFLNCMPSPSCASQNITFTLGFFNNICGGSTTCSNSYIMANQPFVVMLEGHTVEVDSVSSASICKGEEAKISATAHFGVPPYSYKWNTGETTSSINVSPTSTTSYQVTVTDHCGNTSTGNGTVTVRQAAAPATPVAGSNSPVCENSSINLKASTIPGVTYSWTGPDNFTSNLQNPVINNAQTYFTGKYLVKASINGCSSKPDSILVSVKTSNLALSISSNSQTLCEGSSVTFTASPTNGGTNPVYTWYVNGANTGKGGNTYSSISLSNNDVVNCTMVSNAGGCIPPTTVTSNSIKVKTIVNNNPKGTVTDIEGNTYKTVVIGNQEWMAENLKTTQYNDGTPIPNVTDNTSWTNLTKGAYCVYDNNPKYKNIYGLLYNWYTVSEDNLCPANWRVPTSDDWGKLTSYLDKNGYDYNNNLTQSAKSLASATGWTICTTLGTPGNDPTSNNKSGFTALPSGARSYNGKFDYSGNECFWWNSTTDANGFISRGLEYNCVTYILRQTSSTNGSQIFDSNDKNTGLSIRCVRDINTSYILPISLSADKKEICQGDSVVLTAKTCGGTAPYKYLWSCGGKDSSVISTRPGKSNWIHVTVTDFNNHTNSDSVFITVKYPTSSVVAMKTCGSYTLNGQTYTKSGDYTQILTNAVGCDSTITLHLVINKPTLYELTRTACSSFTLNNQEYTSSGKYTQTLTNAAGCDSTIILHLTISNNSQTSDTLSVSACKNYTLNGYLYTESGTYTQTLRNSSGCDSTIILYLKVNQPTSSTASATICQGESYNFAKSTYSSAGTYTVHLTNSAGCDSTATLNLKVAQPTSSITKTTICQGESFSFNGKTYTTEGTYNVHLTNAEGCDSAATLILKTARPSSSTTKATICQGQNYKFNGSTYDTTGNYAVHLTNAAGCDSTATLILKVAQPTKSTTNISICKGQSINFIIGFYSDPGTYTFNLTNAAGCDSVVTLNLKVNQPSSSITNVNICQGESYDFNKATYATSGTYSVHFINSAGCDSTATLVLKVGKPQSSTSNASICRGNSYNFAGINYNSAGNYTAHLHTYLGCDSTANLILSVREPSASMTTSSLCRGNTYHFNGKEYADAGTFTTHLTNAAGCDSAATLILTVKEPTSFIKKDTIDQGQSYQWKGNDYSQQGTYTEHLTNAAGCDSTLTLVLTVNEIPLGIPKFFTPNGDGFNDTWVIGKINLFPDAEIYIFDRYGKPLAHYKSQDPGWNGYYNGKLMPPDDYWYQIILHQDDKKYTGHFTLVR
- a CDS encoding T9SS type B sorting domain-containing protein is translated as MKKSYFYCLFGLFNFLCIYTNATNNPIAIYSPDFSTVYASNWQLNGTSFVINNNVMQLTAEKQYQAGTIFWIGKICNSSDFKFSVFFCFKISSSALNCPTCRADGMTFMIQQNSNAYGGTGGGMGYGGMPGKSIAIEYDTYYNAPNNDPDNNHIAIDINGNVNHLANENYTKCSSLVASASALTKAGVNNLADSKLKYSWIDYDGTYLQVRISNMPNRPTNPVLNIKYNLSSYFNGANVFYGFGAATGARTEQNLIYSAYINNRYTPIDITKNTYAQSSSTTSTTNATICQGQNYSFNGQRYNKTGFYSAVLTNSEGCDSVAKLNLKVIQPDSTTDNEAICKGEKYDFNGGTFNTAGTYTTHLISKEGCDSSATLILTVKEPTSFFLKDTIDQGQTYRWNDKDYYLSGTYTEHLTNAAGCDSTATLNLTVNEIPLSIPKFFTPNGDGYNDTWVIGNINLFPDAEIYVFNRFGKLLTTYKGKDPEWDGRCKGQLMPPDDYWYKIIIKKYGKIYTGHFTLVQ